In the genome of Burkholderia diffusa, one region contains:
- a CDS encoding phospholipase D-like domain-containing protein → MTVSVRSYLSPTLVLLAFDWPDAASRTDFLGFAIRRTPGFWSADGKTRAPNSWLPNRLTFDGPAADTQGDAPTDQAPIQKFMWWDARIDPQDRDASFRYDVYPVVGTPENLQVLDAEAGVCEVVLPAHVVDGVGTWFNRAVVSSQAFAKQVAALGLAPNAAPSADQALKLRTWLANDMEQVFATMLDPASRAVSAVYHLTDTLWALPAFEAFGRQHGEASLAIVYDAHATARKGKPPLPSPNQPAVDALQGLATLAPRDRTHIMHDKFIVTDAPANAATAVAPARVLTGSANFTTEGLTEQANVLHAFDSPALAALYNARAHALAANPPIAETAKLSAGWSAPMTIGSAQVRVAFSPEPAGQRTEIDTIVAAIAAAKHSVSFCLFMPTDAALRDACFAAGDRGLMMFGLVNRINVGSATKADAAQHDGQSLDAATLANLELYHRQRDRRDVIDAAYFSPATVPKGFEPELRLFPGEPAPAYPPVVIHHKFIVIDAEGADPIVYTGSANMSRNSEQYNDENLLEIRDTRIAAIYLAEFLRLYEHYRARALSIETKRQGASAQRQLALAPDSSWAKKYYVPGSPEEKARIALASAVPTDAPAMHARREVA, encoded by the coding sequence ATGACCGTCAGCGTACGCAGCTATCTTTCTCCGACCCTGGTCCTGCTGGCCTTCGACTGGCCCGATGCGGCGTCGCGCACGGACTTCCTCGGCTTCGCGATCCGGCGCACGCCGGGTTTCTGGTCGGCCGACGGCAAGACGCGGGCGCCGAACAGCTGGCTGCCGAACCGGCTCACGTTCGACGGCCCGGCCGCCGACACGCAGGGCGACGCGCCGACCGATCAGGCGCCGATCCAGAAATTCATGTGGTGGGACGCGCGCATCGATCCGCAGGATCGCGATGCGTCGTTCCGCTATGACGTCTATCCGGTCGTCGGCACGCCGGAGAACCTGCAGGTGCTCGACGCGGAAGCCGGCGTGTGCGAGGTCGTGCTGCCCGCGCACGTCGTGGACGGTGTCGGCACGTGGTTCAACCGTGCGGTCGTCAGCTCGCAGGCATTCGCGAAGCAGGTTGCGGCACTGGGTCTCGCACCGAATGCGGCGCCGAGTGCGGACCAGGCGCTGAAGCTGCGCACGTGGCTCGCGAACGACATGGAACAGGTGTTCGCGACGATGCTCGACCCCGCATCGCGCGCGGTGTCGGCCGTCTATCACCTGACGGACACGCTGTGGGCGCTGCCCGCATTCGAGGCGTTCGGGCGTCAGCACGGCGAAGCGTCGCTCGCGATCGTCTACGATGCGCACGCGACCGCGCGCAAGGGCAAGCCGCCGCTGCCGTCGCCGAACCAGCCGGCCGTCGATGCGCTGCAGGGCCTCGCGACGCTCGCGCCGCGCGACCGGACGCACATCATGCACGACAAGTTCATCGTGACCGATGCACCGGCGAATGCGGCGACCGCGGTGGCGCCGGCGCGCGTGCTGACCGGTTCCGCCAACTTCACGACCGAAGGGCTGACGGAGCAGGCGAACGTGCTGCACGCGTTCGATTCGCCGGCGCTCGCGGCGCTGTACAACGCGCGGGCGCACGCGCTGGCCGCGAATCCGCCGATTGCGGAGACGGCGAAGTTGTCGGCGGGCTGGTCGGCGCCGATGACGATCGGCAGCGCGCAGGTGCGTGTCGCGTTTTCGCCGGAGCCGGCGGGGCAGCGCACCGAGATCGATACGATCGTCGCCGCCATCGCGGCCGCGAAGCATTCGGTGTCGTTCTGCCTGTTCATGCCGACCGACGCCGCGCTGCGCGACGCATGCTTTGCAGCCGGCGACCGCGGCCTGATGATGTTCGGCCTGGTGAACCGCATCAACGTCGGCAGCGCGACGAAGGCCGATGCCGCGCAGCACGACGGGCAATCGCTCGATGCGGCGACGCTTGCGAACCTCGAGCTTTACCATCGCCAGCGCGATCGGCGCGACGTGATCGATGCCGCGTATTTTTCGCCGGCGACCGTGCCGAAGGGTTTCGAGCCGGAGCTGCGCCTCTTCCCGGGCGAGCCGGCGCCGGCCTATCCGCCGGTCGTGATCCACCACAAGTTCATCGTGATCGATGCGGAAGGCGCGGACCCGATCGTCTATACAGGCTCGGCGAACATGAGTCGCAATTCCGAGCAGTACAACGACGAGAACCTGCTGGAGATTCGCGACACGCGGATCGCGGCGATCTATCTCGCGGAATTCCTGCGGCTCTACGAGCACTACCGCGCGCGGGCGCTGTCGATCGAGACGAAACGGCAAGGGGCCAGTGCGCAGCGGCAGCTCGCGCTCGCACCGGATTCGAGCTGGGCGAAGAAGTATTACGTGCCGGGCAGCCCGGAAGAGAAGGCGCGGATCGCGCTGGCGTCGGCCGTGCCGACGGATGCGCCCGCGATGCACGCGCGGCGCGAGGTGGCATGA
- a CDS encoding DeoR/GlpR family DNA-binding transcription regulator gives MLAEQRHQYILSELGRSGALSVAELVRSLDVSRETVRRDLNALAARGLLVMTHGGALAADRREPSLSEREAANAEAKRTIGRRAAEFVPDDASVLIDSGSTPHAVALALADRHRLSIYTNDWRTAFVLARRNGNRVTLLGGELSDDEDATFGLDTIQQLAQYHVDFAFVGAGGITADGDCTDYSRLAAEVRSRMIAAAGTAIIVADHSKFGRVTPVRINGTSAARYLVTERAPDKAVRRALTARGIELLVCD, from the coding sequence ATGCTGGCGGAACAACGTCATCAATACATTCTGTCGGAGCTCGGAAGATCGGGTGCGCTGTCGGTTGCCGAACTCGTGCGCTCGCTCGACGTGTCGCGCGAGACGGTCCGGCGCGACCTGAACGCGCTCGCGGCGCGCGGCCTGCTCGTGATGACGCATGGCGGCGCGCTGGCGGCGGACCGCCGCGAGCCGAGCCTGTCCGAGCGCGAAGCGGCGAACGCCGAAGCGAAACGCACGATCGGGCGGCGCGCGGCCGAATTCGTGCCGGACGACGCGTCGGTGCTGATCGATTCGGGCAGCACGCCGCATGCGGTCGCGCTCGCGCTGGCCGATCGCCACCGGCTGTCGATCTACACGAACGACTGGCGCACGGCGTTCGTGCTCGCGCGGCGCAACGGCAATCGCGTGACGTTGCTCGGCGGCGAACTGTCCGACGACGAGGATGCGACGTTCGGGCTCGATACGATCCAGCAGCTCGCGCAATACCATGTCGATTTCGCGTTCGTCGGCGCGGGCGGCATCACGGCCGACGGCGACTGCACCGACTACTCGCGGCTCGCCGCCGAAGTGCGCAGCCGGATGATCGCGGCGGCCGGCACGGCGATCATCGTCGCCGATCATTCGAAGTTCGGCCGCGTGACGCCGGTGCGGATCAACGGCACGTCGGCCGCGCGCTACCTCGTGACCGAGCGCGCGCCGGACAAGGCCGTGCGCCGCGCGCTGACCGCACGCGGCATCGAGCTGCTCGTGTGCGACTGA
- a CDS encoding DMT family transporter, with amino-acid sequence MFTSLVAAAFVALWSTGFIVARAIKPYADPNLFLLARFAGTAALFGAVALAARAPWPARREWPRHLIAGALLQGVYLGASYWAVAQGLNAGVMALLGALQPLATAALAVPLFNERLPARGWLGMALGLAGVALVLAPKVADGVASPPGAAPAWFVVAVSILSVGSITAGSLYQKGKLAQNDLRTAVAVQNLGAAIVAAVFVALLHETRWIGAPALWISLVWGVVFLSGGAVTMLMWMLRRGNAARATSLLFLAPPLAALQGYLLFGETLATVQLAGFGLALAGVVLARR; translated from the coding sequence ATGTTTACCTCGCTCGTCGCCGCGGCTTTCGTCGCGCTGTGGTCCACCGGCTTCATCGTCGCACGGGCAATCAAGCCCTACGCCGATCCGAACCTGTTCCTGCTCGCGCGATTCGCGGGCACGGCGGCGCTGTTCGGCGCGGTGGCGCTCGCCGCGCGCGCGCCATGGCCGGCCCGCCGCGAATGGCCGCGCCACCTGATCGCCGGCGCACTGCTGCAAGGCGTCTATCTCGGCGCAAGCTACTGGGCCGTCGCACAGGGACTGAACGCGGGCGTGATGGCATTGCTCGGCGCGCTTCAGCCGCTCGCCACCGCCGCGCTCGCGGTGCCGCTGTTCAACGAGCGCCTGCCCGCGCGCGGCTGGCTCGGGATGGCGCTCGGGCTCGCCGGCGTCGCACTCGTGCTCGCGCCGAAGGTCGCGGACGGCGTTGCGTCGCCGCCGGGCGCCGCGCCCGCGTGGTTCGTCGTGGCCGTGTCGATCCTGTCGGTCGGCTCGATCACCGCTGGGTCGCTGTATCAGAAGGGCAAGCTCGCGCAGAACGATCTGCGCACGGCCGTCGCCGTGCAGAACCTCGGCGCGGCAATCGTCGCGGCCGTCTTCGTCGCGCTGCTGCACGAAACGCGCTGGATCGGCGCGCCGGCGCTGTGGATATCGCTCGTGTGGGGCGTCGTGTTCCTGTCCGGCGGCGCGGTCACGATGCTGATGTGGATGCTGCGGCGCGGCAACGCCGCGCGCGCGACGTCGTTGCTGTTCCTCGCGCCGCCGCTCGCCGCGCTGCAGGGCTACCTGCTGTTCGGCGAAACGCTCGCGACCGTCCAGCTCGCCGGCTTCGGGCTCGCGCTGGCGGGCGTCGTGCTCGCGCGGCGCTGA
- the nadE gene encoding ammonia-dependent NAD(+) synthetase: MTSADYASRQRAIIAELNVAPQFDVDAEIARRVDFLAQYLRSTGLRTYVLGISGGVDSSTAGRLAQLAVERLRAEGYDARFIAMRLPNGVQNDEADAQRALAFVRADETFTVDVKPAADAMLASLVASGHAFENPAQQDFVHGNIKARERMIAQYAVAGARRGIVIGTDHAAESLMGFFTKFGDGGADVLPLAGLSKRRVRAIARALGGDELIVMKVPTADLEELRPLRPDEHAYGVTYDEIDDFLEGKPVADSVYETVLRFYDGSRHKRALPYTPFDWPAA, translated from the coding sequence ATGACATCCGCCGATTACGCCAGCCGCCAACGCGCGATCATTGCCGAACTGAACGTCGCCCCGCAATTCGACGTCGATGCCGAAATCGCCCGCCGCGTCGATTTCCTCGCGCAGTACCTTCGTTCGACCGGCCTGCGGACCTACGTGCTCGGCATCAGCGGCGGCGTCGATTCGTCGACGGCCGGGCGGCTCGCGCAACTGGCGGTCGAACGGCTGCGCGCCGAAGGCTACGACGCCCGCTTCATCGCGATGCGCTTGCCGAACGGCGTGCAGAACGACGAAGCCGATGCACAGCGCGCGCTCGCGTTCGTGCGCGCGGACGAGACCTTCACGGTCGACGTGAAACCGGCCGCCGACGCGATGCTCGCGTCGCTCGTCGCGTCCGGCCACGCATTCGAAAACCCCGCACAGCAGGACTTCGTGCACGGCAACATCAAGGCACGCGAGCGCATGATCGCGCAGTATGCGGTCGCCGGCGCGCGGCGCGGCATCGTGATCGGCACCGACCACGCGGCCGAATCGCTGATGGGCTTCTTCACGAAATTCGGCGACGGCGGCGCGGACGTGCTGCCGCTCGCCGGCCTGAGCAAGCGTCGCGTGCGTGCAATCGCCCGCGCGCTGGGCGGTGACGAACTGATCGTGATGAAGGTGCCGACGGCCGACCTCGAGGAACTGCGTCCGCTGCGCCCCGACGAGCACGCCTATGGCGTCACCTACGACGAAATCGACGATTTCCTCGAAGGCAAGCCCGTCGCCGACAGCGTGTACGAAACGGTGCTGCGTT